Sequence from the Methanosarcina siciliae T4/M genome:
ATTTTCCACTTGGAAAACCAATATACTGGAGCAGTTTATTATCCTCCGTCAATCGAATAAAATCAGTGGTTTTGTATGGAACAAAACCTTCTTCCTCCATTATATCTCCGACGTACTTTTTTGCAAACTTGTTAAATGCTTGTGCCACAGTTCTCACCCATTCATTTTACTCGAATAGTTTCTCCATTTTTGATCGTAGAAAACATGCACTTATTGCTGAGAAAGAAATAACTGATGGCTATGATTGTCGGTTTCATAAAATTTATTGATTTAATATAGCACATTATAACCATTCAGATTCTGCAGGTGTAATTTTTATCCGTGATTATATAAGGATCAGAGTACCTGACTTTACATTATTTTCCACTTTATTTTGAAGCTTCGAAAACAATGGAATATATATACTCTTCATCAGTATTTTTTTTTGCATATTTTTCTATGTAGGAAACAGCTTGTTCTTTACTTTCATCAATTGTTGCTTTTTCTCTAATATTTTCGCTTTCAAAATACCAACTATCACCCGTGCTTTCAATAACTTCATTGTTTAATGAAAAAACATCACCTCCCAAAATAATGAAACCATTGTTTGCCAGAAACTCAACGGTGGCGATTGATTCATCTGATTTCCATGCATAGTTGTAAATCCCAATTTCTTTTAAATCTACAGCTTTTTC
This genomic interval carries:
- the imm40 gene encoding Imm40 family immunity protein, whose translation is MNRKYGFPSYFPEILLEKAVDLKEIGIYNYAWKSDESIATVEFLANNGFIILGGDVFSLNNEVIESTGDSWYFESENIREKATIDESKEQAVSYIEKYAKKNTDEEYIYSIVFEASK